In Oncorhynchus nerka isolate Pitt River linkage group LG21, Oner_Uvic_2.0, whole genome shotgun sequence, the following are encoded in one genomic region:
- the LOC115110738 gene encoding transmembrane protein 220-like, giving the protein MNEPSEVKCTKTNFSLIIWRVCNVCMSLFFALASYVQINDPDAVLWMVAYAIPANLCLLIAIKPHVTETLLWRRIAKLHVLISTAVVSMMGWTLYKERIINIFQQEEGREFSGLMLTLVWLLLCQHSGSSIGALRLSVAVAITIFPFVAWLYYYINKELRTSWPPHCKAAL; this is encoded by the exons ATGAACGAACCTAGTGAAGTTAAGTGCACAAAAACGAACTTTTCTCTGATCATTTGGAGAGTTTGCAATGTATGCATGTCATTGTTCTTTGCTCTAGCAAGTTATGTGCAG ATTAACGATCCGGATGCAGTGTTATGGATG GTTGCCTATGCTATTCCAGCAAATCTGTGTTTATTGATTGCCATTAAACCACATGTAACAG AGACACTACTTTGGAGGAGAATTGCTAAACTTCATGTGCTCATTTCGACTGCTGTTGTTTCCATGATGGGATGGACTCTGTATAAAGAGCGCATCATAAATATCTTCCAGCAAGAGGAGGGAAG GGAATTCTCTGGTCTCATGTTGACACTTGTCTGGCTTCTCCTGTGTCAACACTCTGGAAG TTCTATTGGGGCTCTCAGACTGTCTGTTGCTGTTGCCATCACAATCTTCCCCTTTGTGGCCTGGCTGTACTACTACATTAACAAGGAGCTGAGGACCAGCTGGCCCCCGCATTGTAAAGCTGCACTGTAG
- the LOC115110737 gene encoding protein SCO1 homolog, mitochondrial-like yields MAVGLISYQTLSCRLLNRMISHQSVSTICNFTRALSRRTSSPYADLSPRTVHRLVNLCGSWTCRTSQWMSFYDSRSFSSLPPPPPSGDKAKKTGPVTWKSLAITFAFGGVLLAGMKYFKKEKEELIERERTKSMGKPALGGPFSLVDQNNKPCKSEDFLSQWVLIYFGFTHCPDICPDEIEKMIEVVDEIDRIQSLPNLTPILITIDPDRDTPEAMGTYVKEFSPKLIGLTGTMAQIDQVSRAYRVYYSQGPKDEDNDYIVDHTIIMYLVGPDGEFKEYFGQNKRSAEISSSIASHMRKYKKGN; encoded by the exons ATGGCAGTGGGCCTAATATCGTATCAGACGTTGAGTTGTCGATTGTTAAACCGTATGATTTCGCACCAAAGCGTGAGCACAATCTGCAACTTTACACGCGCTTTATCGAGAAGGACTAGCTCTCCGTACGCAGATCTCTCACCACGGACAGTCCACCGTCTG GTAAATCTATGCGGGAGTTGGACGTGCCGGACATCACAGTGGATGTCTTTTTACGACTCAAGATCATtctcctctttacctccaccgCCCCCTTCTGGTGATAAAGCCAAAAAGACAGGG CCAGTGACTTGGAAATCATTAGCAATAACATTTGCATTCGGGGGTGTTCTCCTTGCCGGAATGAAATATTTCAAGAAGGAAAAAGAAGAAT TGATTGAAAGAGAAAGGACAAAGTCAATGGGGAAACCAGCACTTGGGGGTCCATTCTCTCTTGTGGATCAGAATAATAAACCCTGTAAAAGTGAGGATTTCCTCAGCCAGTGGGTCCTTATCTACTTTGGGTTTACACACTGCCCTGACATCTGTCCTGATGAAATCGAGAAAATGATTGAGGTGGTGGATGAAATAG ACAGGATACAGTCTCTTCCAAACCTGACCCCCATCCTCATCACCATTGATCCTGACAGGGACACACCTGAGGCCATGGGGACATATGTGAAAG AGTTCTCCCCTAAGCTCATTGGCCTGACTGGGACAATGGCCCAAATTGACCAGGTCTCTCGAGCCTACAGAGTCTACTACAGCCAGGGACCAAAGGATGAAGACAACGACTACATT GTTGATCACACAATCATCATGTACCTGGTTGGTCCGGACGGAGAGTTCAAAGAGTATTTTGGACAGAACAAGAGGAGCGCTGAGATCTCCTCTTCCATTGCATCACACATGAGGAAGTACAAGAAGGGGAATTAA